The Planctellipticum variicoloris DNA window GAATGGTCAGGCGGGGGGATTTCTCGGCAAAGCCTACGATCCCTTCGTCCTCAATGCCGATCCCTCCAAGCCGGACTTCGTCGTCCCCGACCTGCTCCCTCCGAAGCAGATCGGCGAAGTCCGGATGGAACGTCGGCAGAAACTTCGCAGTGCGGTCGACCAGACCTTGGCTGCGTTCGAGCGGAGTGAAGACGCCAAGCTTCTCGACTCCGGTTTCCAGTCTGCCTTCCGCATTATGAGCAGCCCCCAGGCCCGCGAGGCCTTCGAGTTGTCGAAGGAGCCGGTCGAAGTCCGCGAGCGTTACGGCATGAACCGCTTCGGCCAGTGCTGCCTGCTGGCCCGCCGGCTCGTCGAAGCTGGCGTCCGCTTCGTCACCATCAATACGTTCCTCACCGTCTTCAACGAAGTCACCTGGGACATCCACGGCACCGCCCCATTCACCTCGATCGAAGGGATGAAGGACATCGTGGCCCCGATGTACGACCAGGCCTACTCCGCCCTGCTGGAGGACCTCGTCCAGCGCGGACTGCTGGGCGACACGCTGGTCTGTAACGTCTCCGAGTTCGGTCGTACCCCCCGCGTGAACCCGGCGGGCGGTCGCGATCACTGGCCGCAGTGCTGGACGGTCTACTTCGCCGGCGGCGGCGTCCGGGGCGGCCAGGTCATCGGCAAAAGCGACCCCGTCGGCGGCTTCCCCGCCGAACGACCGGTCACGCCGTCCGAAGTCGTGGCCACGATCTACCACAGCCTCGGCTACAGCGTGGAGCACCACCTTCCCGGCCCCGCCGGCCGGCCATTCCCGCTGGTCGATTCGGGGACGAAGCCGATTCTGGAATTGTTCGGCTAACTCGCGCGAGGCACATTGATGATCGCTCTCCCGAAAGAATTGCAGCAGGCTCTGCAGGCGGCCGGCGGCGCTCCGGTCCGCGTGGAAGATCCCGAGACGCACGCCGAGAACATCGTAGTGGCGGCCGACGAGTTCGAATCGCTCTCCCGCGCGTCCGCAGCAGGCGGTTTCAGCGATGCCGAGCAGGATTACTTGCTGGCGGAAGCCGCGCGTCGCGCCGGCTGGGACGATCCCGAGATGGAGATTTACAGCGACTTATCGCCGGGAAGTATCGCCTGAGTGCAGTCCTCAACCCGCGAATCAAAAGATCACCAACAATCGAGCCCTCCCCCATGTTGCGCCCTGCCTGCCTGATTGTTCTCTGCCTGGCCTCCATCCCCGCCCACGCCGGCATCGCCGTCTTCCCGGCGGCCGTCGAACTCACCGGCCGCGAAGCCGCCCAGCCGCTCGTCGTCCAGCAGACCTCTGCCGGCCGCGTCCTCGGGAACATCTCAGAGGGTCTCGAATTCGCCTCGTCGGATCCGCAGGTCGCTAGAATCGAAGCCGGCCGGATCTTCCCCGTCGGTAATGGCGAAGCGACCGTTTCGGTCCGTGCCGGCGCGGACACGGCCACGATTCCAGTCGTCGTCAAAGACTTCGGTGAGTCGCACGCCTGGAGCTTCCGCAACCACGTCCAGTCCGTCCTGACCAAGGCCGGCTGTAACATGGGTTCCTGCCACGGCGCAACTGCCGGCAAAGGGGGTTTTCGACTCTCCCTGCGCGGCTACGACCCGGAAACCGACTTCAACACCATCACCCGCCAGGCCCGCGGCCGACGCATCGTCCCGCACGACCCCGGCCGGAGCCTGATCCTCACCAAGCCGACCGGCGCCATTCCCCATCAGGGAGGGCTGCGCTTCTCCGAAGACTCCTACGAATACCGCGTCCTCTCCGAATGGATCGCCCAAGGTCAGCCGGGGCCCGCCGCCGAGGACGCCCGCATCCAGCGTCTGGAGATCCTGCCGCCCGCCGTGCGCCTGACCGTCGGAGCGAAGCAGCCGTTTGTCGTCCGGGCGCACTTCAGCGACGGCCGCTCCGAAGACGTCACCCGCTGGGCCAAGTACAGCAGCACCAACTTCTCCGTCGCCACCGTCGACGACCAGGGCCTGGTGGATGTCACCGGCAGCGGCGAAGGGGCCATCACCGCCTGGTATCTCGCACAGAACGTCACCGCCACGGTCACCGTCCCCTATACGCACCAGGTCGCCCCGCAAATCTTCGCGGCCTCACCGCGGGCCAATCTGATCGACGAGCTGGTCCTCTCGAAACTCGAATCGCTCAACGTCCCGCCGTCGCCGCGATCGAGCGACGTCGAGTTCCTTCGCCGGGCGCAGCTCGACACGATCGGCGTCCTGCCGACGGTGGACGAAGTCCGAGCCTTTCTGACCGATACCGATCCGCTCAAGCGCGAGAAGCTGGTCGACCGGCTGCTGACCCGCTCTGAGTTCGTCGACTACTGGGCCTACCAGTGGTCCGATCTGCTGCTGGTGACCGGCAGCCGGCTGCGGCCCGACGCCGTGAAAGCCTATTACCAGTGGATTCGCCAGCGCGTTGCCGAGGATCTGCCCTGGGACCAGTTCGTCCGCCAGGTCCTGACTGCCCAGGGAAGCACCCTCGAAAACGGCGCGACGAACTTCTACGCCCTCCACCAGGACCCGCAGGACATGTCCGAGACGGTCTCGATGGCCTTCCTCGGGATGTCGATCCAGTGCGCCCATTGCCACGATCACCCGCTCGAAAAATGGACCAACGACGATTACTACGGCATGGCCAGTCTCTTCGCCCGCGTCCGTGGCAAGGGCTGGGGGGGCGACTTCCGCAACGGCGACGGCAACCGGATGATTTTCGCCACCAACCGCGGCGAAGTGATCCAACCCCGCACCGGAAAGCCGCAGCCCCCCCGTCCGCTCGATGCGCAACCCCTCGCCTTCGACGACCCGCGCGACCGCCGGGAAGCCCTCGCCGACTGGGTCTGCTCGCCCGAGAACCCCTACTTCACGCGGGCCATCGTCAATCGCGTCTGGGCGAACTACCTGGGGGTCGGCATCGTCGAGCAGGTCGATGATCTGCGACTGACGAATCCCCCCAGCAATCCGCTGCTGCTCGACGCCCTCGCCGCCGAACTGGTCCGCAACAAGTACGACCTCAAGGCGCTGATGCGGCTGATTCTCACGTCGGAAACCTACCAGCGATCGTCGGAAATCCTCCCCGAGAACTCGATGGACGAGCGATTCTACGCCCGGTTCTATCCCCGCCGTCTCTCAGCAGAAGTCCTGCTGGACGCCTTCGCCCAGGCGACCGACGTGCCGACGCCGTTCAAGGACTATCCCGCCGGGACGCGGGCCCTGCAGCTTCCGGACGCCAGCGTCGCTTCCTACTTCCTGGATACGTTCGGCCGGCCGGAACGGGTGCTGACCTGCACCTGCGAGCGGGCGGACGAACCGAACATGACGCAGGTGCTGCACCTGGCGAACGGCAAAACGGTCCTCGAAAAGCTGGAAGCGAAGGAAGGTCGGATCGCCCGCTGGATCGCCGACAAGACGCCCGACCGCCAGGTCGTCGAAGAGTTTTTCCTGGCGGCACTGTCGCGTCTGCCGCGAGAAGCCGAATTGCAGCAGATTCTCCCGCTGTTGGCGGAGACGCCCGAGTCGGATCGCCGGCAGGCGCTGGAAGATCTGGCCTGGAGCGTGCTGACCAGCCGGGAGTTTCTGTTTCAGCATTAGGCCGCCGGATCTCAGTTCAATTCGAAGTCGCCGCCATGAGCTACTGCCACATGTTCTACGGCGTCGACCTCGACCGGCTGAAGGCGGTCTTCGGCTCGCGCGACAAGCGGTTCCTGGCCAACGTGCTGCAGGCGCAATCGCAGGCGTTGCGCGACAACGACGACTTCTTCGAAAACATAGGCGCCCCCGGCGAGCTGCCGTCCTCGGAAGTCGCTCTCGGTGCGATCGTCGCGGGGGCGATCTCACACGGAAAGGCCGCCGCTCCGGTCTATGGCTACGTCCTCAAGATCCTCTGCGAACATCTGGGAGAGATGATCGACGGCGACGTAGCCGCCGTGCGGGATCACCCCTACCGGTCGCAACTGATCGCTTCCGGTCCGCCGTTGCCAATTCCCTGCACCGGAGAAGATTTCCCGGAAATCGGCCATCTCTCGCTGGCAGACATTCCGGCGGAGATTCAGAGGATTGATGCGGCTCCGCGTCGGGCAACGCGCAATTTCTCCCTGACGCTGCTGTCGTGGCTCACCAAGGGAGTCCTCGGCCGTCAGATGAGCAACGAAGAAGCCAGCGAAGACATGGACGCCTACCGCGAGGTGCTGAAGGAAGCCCTGGAGCAGGGCGTTTCCATCGTATCCTTCCGCCACTGAGGGCCGGCTCCCGCCAATCCTGGTGGAAATACTTCTCGGGCGGCTAGGTATTTTTGCGGACCGCCGGCCAGGATTACGGGGGCCGTGCCGGAACCGCTGAAACAAATTGAACGGGAATCGTGCGCGCGATACCATTCCCTGCAGGCTTCGTTGCCAATCCTGTTCGTTGCTAACCCCGCGCGGATCACAAACCCGTCCTAAGTCGCTCCACAGGACCCTTCAACGCGTTCCGTCAGCTTCTTCCAAACTCCTGGCTGCTGAACCCGTGCAAGAAACCAATCACGCCCACGACCTCACCGTTAAAGTGCCCGCTCCGGGTGTTGTCCGGAAGATCGGCAACTACGAGCTTCTGCACGCCCTGGGGCAGGGTGGCATGGGCATCGTCTATGCCGCCCGGGACCTGACGACGGGACAATCGGTCGCAGTGAAGGTGCTGCTGCCGAGAAACTCGCAGGACGAGCAGTTCCGCAAACGCTTCCTCCGCGAAGCACGGGCCGGCGCGCTCCTCCGCGGCCCACATATTGTGCCCGTCATCGGCATGTTTGAGGAACGTGACACGCTCTATCTGGTGATGGAGCGGATCGACGGCGGAAGCCTGCAGACCTGGCTGGAGCAGCACCCGACGCGCGAGGTCGACTGGATCGTTTCGATCGCCCGTCAGCTCGCTCGCGGCCTCGCGGTCGCACATGTCGCTGGCGTCATTCATCGCGACATCAAACCGTCGAACATCCTCCTCGACAAGGAAGGTAAAAACGCCTGCATCGCCGACTTCGGCCTCGCCATGCTTGCGCAAGGCTCCGACAATCTCACCACCACCGGTCGTCCGCTCGGCACTCCAAACTACATGTCTCCGGAACAGATCCGCGGTGAAACGATCGATCACCGGACCGACCTGTTCAGCCTCGGCTGCGTGATCTACGCGATGGTCGCGGGCGAGTCCCCCTTCCATTCCGAAACGATGGCGACCACAACGTGGCGAATCATCGAGGCGTCGCCCCAACCGCTCAACAAGCTCGACGTACGAGTCCCCCGGGGGCTGGCGCGCATCGTGGACAGACTGCTCAAGAAGGAGCCATCCGCGCGGTTTGGCTCCGCGGAGGAAGTCGATCAGGCGCTGAGCCGCTGCCTTGACCCGGAGCAGGAGGCGCTGGAATCTGACTTCGAAGTGACGCAGGTTTTCTCCGACGACCGTATCTCCGTGCCCCCCCCTCGATTGGCAGGCGGAGCGCTGGGGCGCATCGCCCTGGCGGCGATGGCCGCGACCCTGGTCGGAGCCTTTGTGGTCCGACCAGCGTTTCTCCCGTCGCAGCAGCATCCGGACAAAGAACCGCTTGGCGTAACGTCGGTTCTGCCCGTCCCAGTCACACCGGCAGCGCCCGAACCTCACGACGCCGGGCCGCGCGCTCCCCGCACCTGGACCGTGGCTTCCGACGGAACAGCGGACTTCGACTCGCTGCGCGGCGCTCTGAAGAGCGCCGGACCCGGCGATGAAATTCGCGTCCTGGACAACGCCGGGTACGAAGGCCCGATCGTCATCGACGAGCCCGTCCGCCTCCGGGGCGTCCGGCTGATTTCCCCGCAGCACGCGACCATCAACGCGTCCAATCCTAATGGCCGGTTCGGTTCGCTCATTATCATGGGGACGCGCGACGTTTTCGTCGAAGGTTTTTTCGTCAATGGGGGCGCCGAACATCATGCCGTCTATCTCAGCGGCGATCTTGCCGGAACGACTCTCCAGGACCTGACGATTGCACAGCCGCCGGGGGCCACCTGGGCGAATCTGATGCTGGCCCGGGAGTGCCGCGGAACCGCGGAGGCGCCCCTGACGATCCGCCTCTGCCGCTTCGCGACGGGAAAGTACGGGATCTTCTCAGGCCGCGAGGATACGCCTACGGCTGTTGAGGCCGACCAGGTCCTGATTGACGGCAACGAGTTTTTCGGCGACGGGACGCACATCGAGCTGGCTCACGCCGCCCGCAACGTTCGAATCGAGCACAACGTCTTTCGCAACGGCGACGCGATCCACCTGCGGCTCCCCGCCGCGGCCGGCAGCGGCGGATTCAGCATCTGCAACAATTCCTTTTTCGAAGTCCGCCACTGGCTGCAACTTGGACCGGCCGACGCCGAGTTCGACGGCAAGGTCGGCAACAATCTCCTGGTTGCGGTCAGCGGACCGGCCTGGACGCCCGACTTTGATCGACGCTCGGGAAAGTGGCGCTTCTTCAACAATATCTGCGAAGACGGAAACGCCGCCGATCCCACGCTCGCCTCTCCGCTGGGGCTGATCGTTCGCGACGCCCTGCTGGAGTCGCGATCGCCCGGCGAACCGGGCTTCCTGCGCCCGCAAGCCACCAGCCCTGCGGCCTCCGGCGGCGCAGGCGATGGCCTCCCCTCCTACGTCGGAGCGCGTGCCCCCGACACGCACTGATCTCCCCTCGACGATTCTCCTCTTCCAAGGGCCACTGCGGATGTCGTCCAGTTCCTTTAACGGCGGGTTCGTCCCCAAACAGATCAACACCGGGGCGTTTTCGCCCCCAGGCAGCCCGGAGGCCGCAGCACCGCAGGCGGCAGGTCGAATCGACGACCCCTATTACCTGTTCGGCGCCGCCTCGCGGACCGATGAGCTTGCGATTTCGCCTGCCAGCCAGTTCGCGACCGGCCATCCCAGTCCCTACTACGACTTCTTGACCGCCGAGATCGATCTTCAATCGGAGCCGGCCGCCGGGATTGCGACACCGGTCGCAGCTCCTGTCTGTCGACAGCCCTCGGTGCCCCGGTCCGGACGTCCCCTCAATGTCGTGCACATCGGCCCGCACCTGCAACTCGGCGGCGCGGAACAGTGGCTGCTCGATCTCGCGGGTTCTCTCGATCCCTCAGTCATGCGGATCTCCCGTCACGTGGCGGTCAATGCCGCCACGATTGACGTCGAGTATGTGACTCGCCTGGCGGAGGCCAATATCTCGGTCGAGGTCGGCGGGCCGCGGGCCGTGCAGGCGGCGGCCCGCGACGCGGACATCCTGTTGAGCTGGGGCATCCAGCTCGACCGATACCTCGGCGACGCTCCGCGTCCCCTCTCGGTTCAGGTTGTCCACGGCGACGGTCCATGGAATCGTTTCTTCCTCGAAGGAAGCCGGCGCACAGTGGACCACTTCATCGCGGTCAGCCATCGGGTCCGGCATCGAGTCTGCGTCGACGTTCCCGCCACTGTGATCTACAACGGCATCGACGACCGTCGGCTGGTCCGTTCCCGCGACCGCGACGAAACCCGCCGGTTGCTCGGTTTTTCCCGGTCGGACCTGGTCGTCGCCTTCTGCGGTCGGCTGGCCGCCGAGAAACGAGTCGACAGCATTATCGAAGCCATCGGTTGCCTGCCCCCTCGCGTCAAACTACTGGTCATCGGCTCGGGGCACCTGGAATCCAGCCTCCGCCAGCTTGCCGACAAGCACCTTCCGGGACGCGCTATCTTCACGTCGAGCAACGGAGGCATGGGAGATCTGTACGCTGCGGCCGACATTTTCTGTCTCGCCTCCAACCAGGAAGGGTGTTCGCTGGCGATGCTGGAGGCGATGCTCAGCGGCCTGCCGGTGGTCTCGACTCCTGTCGGCTGCGCCGCAGAAGTCATTGAAGACATGGTGACCGGACTCCTGTTTGACGGCTCTCCCCGCGATCTGACGAGGGCGCTGGGTCTGCTCACCGAACGCGACGACTGGCGAATGAACCTCGCCGACGACGGTCGGCGCCTCGTCGAGCGCTTTGCGGGCGCCCGGCGGATGGCCCGCGACTATCAGCAGCTCCTCCGCGGGTTGATCTGACATGGGCGCAGGCGCTCTGCGGTTCCAGACCAATATCGATTTCCGTCGCGCAATCGAACTCAATGACGAGTTTCTGATGCCGTTCGCGCGCGTCCACGAGCGACTCCGCGATCGGGGAATCGAGTTCCATCCGACCTCCGGCGATTTCGTCTTCGCCGACAGCGATCACGGTCCGCCAGCCGCCGACCGCCCGCTCGTGCTGCTCGATCGCACCGACGGAGCGTTCCTGTGGTGGCGATTTCAGCCCCAGGGGCAGGTTGTCCGTACCATCCTTGAGTCCCCGAATCTGCTCGGGCTGATCAAGATCTCGCGCTATCCCACGCGCCACTCCTACAACACGGAACGAACCGACTCCAGTTATCACGCCCGGTTGATTCGCGACGCACAACCCTCGGGGTTGCCGGCCGGATCCGAGACCATTGTCAAACCGATTTCCGAGCAGGCATTTTCGCGAATCCGGCTCGGCGTCGGTTACTGGGCGTTCGACCAATGTGCTCCGCTGGAACCGTGCGGTGGTTTTCGGGAAGACCGAAAGCGTCCGATCGACGTCTTCTGTGCGGTCTCTGTCGACTACTCCTGCCCGACGATCACCTGGCATCGCGAAACGGCCATTGAGAGGCTCTCGCGTCTGCATGGCATCCGGACCGTTCTCGGGCACGGACGGGTCTTTGCCGATCAGCAGTACCGCGAGCTGCTGCAGCGGTCCCGCATCTGCGTCTCGCCCTGGGGCTGGGGAGAAACCTGCATCCGCGACTACGAGGCCCTGCTCGCCGGGTGCGTGCTGATCAAGCCCCGCACCGATTTCATCGACTCCGCCCTGCCGCTCGACGACCGGCACTACGTCGCTTGCCGTCCCGACTTCGCGGACCTCGGCGAGAGAGTTGCCGAAGTGCTCGACCAATGGCCGGCATTCGCAGCCCGGACGCCGGAACTGCGAGAATACGTCCTCCGCGCCCGCCACCCCGACGCCATTGCCGACCAATACGCGGCGGCGATTCGCGAGTCGGTGGCGAGCAGCGCGCGGTGAGCGAAGTCGGGAGGAATCGCGAACGATCAGATCTTGCAGCTTTCCTCGTTCCCAGGCTCCCGCCTGGGAACGCCCTCTTCCGAGGCTCTGCCTCGTCTGCCGTCAGACCGCCAACGAGGCGCCAACCAGAAGGACGTTGAGCGTCCGAAGACAGCATTCTCAGCCGGAGCCTGGGAACGAGGAGAACGGTCCGGAATCGGCAGTTTTTCTACCAAAGCGATGTGGGCACCAGCTCCAGCTCCGGAACGAGCGCCCGGGCCGGCAGCTTCGCCAGAAACAGCACCGCGTCGGCCACATCCTGCGGCTGCAGGGCCTGGTCGAGAACTTCGCGGGGAGTCGGGACCGGGCGGGCCAGCAGGATGTCCGTATCACACAGGCCCGGAAAGATGACCGACGTCCGGATGCCGTGCGACTTCTGTTCGACCCGCGTCCCATGCGCCAGCCCGACGAGGCCGTGCTTGCTGGCCTGATACGCCACACCCGAAACATCCGGCCGCTGCACCGCCGCCGAGGAGAGATAGACGATCAGCCCCCCGCCGTGGCCCGCCATCACCGGGACTGCGGCCCGCGTGCAGAGGAACGCTCCAGTCAGGTTCGCATCAAGGAGTTGCGCCCAGCCCTCTGGACTGAGGACGTCGAGCCCCCGTTGCGGAGTGTTGGTTCCCGCGGCGTATACCAGCAAGTCGATACGGCCGGTTCTCGCCGCAGCCTGAGCCATCAGCCGGTCAACGTCGGCGACATTGCCGGCGTCGCCGGAGCACGCGTCAATCTGCACCCCTTCGTCGGCGAGTTGCGTCTGCAGCTCCGCCAGCCGGTCGGCCCGCCGGGCCGAGGCGACAACGTGAGCGCCGGCACGGGCCAGCGTGCCGGCGATGGCCCGCCCCATGCCGCTGGAGGCCCCAACGACAACGGCCGTCTGTCCGGCCAGATCCTGAGTCATTCTGCGGTCCTCACGGGCGGACCATTCCGCCATGAGGGTCAGCATGCCAGGCGACGGTCGCTCTCTGCAACTCTGTCGGAGCCGGGAATCAGCCGACCTTCTGCAGCCGAGGCGTGGCGGTCGGGGCGATCACCAGCGGGAACTTCAACGTGAAGCAGGTTCCCGCACCGACGGCGCTCTCCACGCGGATCCGGCCGCCATGCGACTCCATCACGTCCTTCGCAAGCGACAGACCGAGGCCCGTTCCCCCCTGGCCTTGGGAATCGACTTCTTTCGTTGTGAAAAAAGGCTCAAAAATCTTCTTGAGCTTCTCGGCGGGGATGCCCGAGCCGGTGTCGCGGACCATGATCTCGGCCAGACCGGCGGTCCCGTCGGAGCGGACGGCGACGGTCAGGTTGCCGCCGTTGGCCATCGCCTGGCGGGCGTTGATGATCAGGTTGAGCAGGACCTGCTGCACCTGGCCCGAGTTGACGCTGGCCCAGGGACGGCCTTCGAAGCGGGTTTCGACGCGGATCCGGTAACGCTGCAAGTCTTTTTCGACGAGGATCAGGACGTCCTCGACGAGGTTGATCAGGTCCATCGGTTCCTTGCGGTCGCCCTGCGGCCGGGCGTACGAGAGCATGCCGGTCGTGATCTTCGAGGCCCGCTGGCCGGCGGCGAGGATCTTGTCGAACGCTTTCTCGCGGGTGGCGACGTCTTTGTGCCGGATCCCCATCTTGGCGTAGTTGATGACCGTCGTGAGGATGTTGTTGAACTCGTGCGTGATGGAAGACGCCAGCGAACCGACGGCGCTCATCTTCTGCGCCTGCATCAGTTGCGCCTGAAGTTGCCGCACCTGCTGCTGAAGTTCCTCGACCTGCGCCTGCAACTCTCGTTCGCTCATGACCCGCCCTGGAAAACGCCTCTGCCGATCTTCACCGAGAGTGGCTATCGGACGGCGTCCCGAGAGAGCTTCATCGCGACTGCGCACGCCGGTGGAGTCCCCTGCAGGTCCCTCCGCAAGGGGGCTGTGGCGGGTCTGGCGGAACCGGGTTGAGTTTGCGGATTGCGCCGCACGTTGCCGGTTCCGCGAGCTGTTTCTCCAGGTGGCCGGTTTCTCGGAGAATGACGCCACCCGCGTGAAATGGGCGGTAAACGCCGTTCCGCAAGAATGTTATGTCCCTGACGCAAACGAGCTTTGTGCCGAAGCGGGAGAACAGAGAGAATGGGTGGTGTGGAAGTTGTGGCGATACCGTGGGGACTTTACGGTCGAAACAAGAGCGGCATCAGTTCGCAGCCCCGGTCCAGGCACAATCCGCTCGCCGCGGCGACCGCTTCGTCGTATGTCTCCGCTCCGGCTGGAGTGATGCCGGTCCCGCACAGGGCGAACGGGACGTAGCCGTGGCTGTGGGTCTTGGTCCGCAGAAATGTCGGGTGGTCGGGACAGATCAGCAGCCGATAGTCACCCTGATTCCGCAGGTATTCGTGCACCGGCGCGACGATGTGACGGTCCATGTTCTCCAGCGCCCGCACTTTCTCTGCGGCATTCCCTTCATGCGAGGCCTCGTCGGTCGCTTCGACGTGGACGACGACAAAGTCCGTGCCGGACCTGAGGGTTTCGATGGCGGCCTGTCCCTTGCCGGCGTAGTTGGTGTCGAGATACCCGGTGGCCCCTTCGACCTCCACCACCTGCCAGCCCAGCAACCGGCCCATTCCGCGGAGGAGGTCCACGGCGGTGATCACGGCGGCGGTCTTCCCGAATCGGTCCAGGAACGGCGTCAGCGCCGGTCGCTGGCCCTGTCCCCACAGCCAGATCTGCGTGGCGGGGTGAGTGCCGCGCGACAGGTTCTCGGGAACCCCGCGAAAGACGTCGACGCTCTGTCGCATGAGCTGCAGCAGCGCTTCAGATCCCGGTCCCTGCGGCAGATGCGGGGCGATTGGTTGATCGGTAATGTCGTGTGGCGGCGTGGTGAACGTCTCGCTGCTGAAGGGACCTTTGCAGTCGCCAGCGCGATACATCAATAGATTGCGATAACTCACTCCCGGGCAGAACTGCCAGTGGCTGCCCGACGGAAGCGCCTGCTGCATTTTCTCCAAGAGCAGCCGCCCCAGTTCACTGGAGATCTGCTCGGCGGTGAAACTCTTCATGACGCCGTCGAGAACGGTCACCAGATTGCAGCGAACGGCCCAGTCGTTGTCGCCAAGTTCGATTCCCTGCGCGGCGGCTTCGATCGGGGCGCGGCCGGTATGGAACCGCAGCGGGTCGTAGCCGAAGAGACTCATCGTGCCGACGTCGGATCCTGAGGGCATTGAAGCCGGCACATGATCGGCCCGCCCGACGACGCCTGAGCTGGCGACGGCATCCATCTGGGGAATCTCCGCCGCCTGCAGCGGCGTTTTGCCTCCCAGGGAAGGCTGGGGTTCGTCAGCGACGCCATCGGGAATGATCAGGACGTATTTCATGGGTCGGCAAGTTTTCGTCATTGCGTGGATTGGGTGACTCGAACCCGGATTATGGCCGGGCAGCCCGCGGATTTTCGAGTCCGGTGCGTCTACTCGATTTCAAACTTTGCGGCCATCGGCATCCGGCGTCCGCTGCCAAAGGCCCGCGGCGAGAGCTTGATGCCGGGGGGCATCTGCCGGCGCTTGAATTCGTTGCGGTCGAGCCGGCGGGCGACCCATTTCACCGTTTCCGCCGGGTGCAGTTTGCTGAGAGTCTCGACCGACAGTTCGTCCTCGACCAGCCCCTGCAGGATGGCATCCAAAACGGGGTAAGGGGGGAGGGTGTCCTGATCGAACTGGTCGGGGGCCAGTTCGGCGCTGGGGGGCTTGTCGATCACATGCCGGGGGATGACTTCCCGGCCCTCGCGGACATCGTTGATGTAGCGGCAGATGGCGTAGACGTCGCGTTTCAGCAGGTCGCACAGGACGGCGAAGCCGCCGGCCATGTCGCCGTAGAGCGTGCAATAGCCGACGGCCAGTTCGCTCTTGTTTCCAGTGGCCAGCGCCAGCCAGCCGTAGTGATTGCTGCGGATCATCACCATCGCCCCGCGGATGCGGGCCTGCAGGTTCTGATCGGCCAGCCCCGCGGGCGACAGGGCCAGATCCGCTCCGACGACGGGAGTGGCCTCATAGGACTTGTGGACGGCGTCGATCGGCACGATCTGAGCGTCGATTCCCAGGTTTTCCGCCAGTTTGCGGGCGTCGCTGATGCTGTGGTCGGTACTGTAGCGGCTGGGCATCAGCAGACCGTGAAC harbors:
- a CDS encoding DUF1553 domain-containing protein, with translation MLRPACLIVLCLASIPAHAGIAVFPAAVELTGREAAQPLVVQQTSAGRVLGNISEGLEFASSDPQVARIEAGRIFPVGNGEATVSVRAGADTATIPVVVKDFGESHAWSFRNHVQSVLTKAGCNMGSCHGATAGKGGFRLSLRGYDPETDFNTITRQARGRRIVPHDPGRSLILTKPTGAIPHQGGLRFSEDSYEYRVLSEWIAQGQPGPAAEDARIQRLEILPPAVRLTVGAKQPFVVRAHFSDGRSEDVTRWAKYSSTNFSVATVDDQGLVDVTGSGEGAITAWYLAQNVTATVTVPYTHQVAPQIFAASPRANLIDELVLSKLESLNVPPSPRSSDVEFLRRAQLDTIGVLPTVDEVRAFLTDTDPLKREKLVDRLLTRSEFVDYWAYQWSDLLLVTGSRLRPDAVKAYYQWIRQRVAEDLPWDQFVRQVLTAQGSTLENGATNFYALHQDPQDMSETVSMAFLGMSIQCAHCHDHPLEKWTNDDYYGMASLFARVRGKGWGGDFRNGDGNRMIFATNRGEVIQPRTGKPQPPRPLDAQPLAFDDPRDRREALADWVCSPENPYFTRAIVNRVWANYLGVGIVEQVDDLRLTNPPSNPLLLDALAAELVRNKYDLKALMRLILTSETYQRSSEILPENSMDERFYARFYPRRLSAEVLLDAFAQATDVPTPFKDYPAGTRALQLPDASVASYFLDTFGRPERVLTCTCERADEPNMTQVLHLANGKTVLEKLEAKEGRIARWIADKTPDRQVVEEFFLAALSRLPREAELQQILPLLAETPESDRRQALEDLAWSVLTSREFLFQH
- a CDS encoding DUF1501 domain-containing protein; the protein is MLDLTGQGTAQTCGGVTRRDFLQAGTLGAAGLSLAHLQQLEARAAETGAAPGNANRSVIMIFNLGAPSQLDTFDPKPEAPLEIRGPFKDISTASSDIRISEILPRHAKLAKYFSLVRSVNDNAPAVHDVGWELMQTGRFFSGGINTPHAGAVASYLMGRRTDLPPFVVLPELMGAGGGNLPNGQAGGFLGKAYDPFVLNADPSKPDFVVPDLLPPKQIGEVRMERRQKLRSAVDQTLAAFERSEDAKLLDSGFQSAFRIMSSPQAREAFELSKEPVEVRERYGMNRFGQCCLLARRLVEAGVRFVTINTFLTVFNEVTWDIHGTAPFTSIEGMKDIVAPMYDQAYSALLEDLVQRGLLGDTLVCNVSEFGRTPRVNPAGGRDHWPQCWTVYFAGGGVRGGQVIGKSDPVGGFPAERPVTPSEVVATIYHSLGYSVEHHLPGPAGRPFPLVDSGTKPILELFG
- a CDS encoding serine/threonine-protein kinase, which codes for MLTPRGSQTRPKSLHRTLQRVPSASSKLLAAEPVQETNHAHDLTVKVPAPGVVRKIGNYELLHALGQGGMGIVYAARDLTTGQSVAVKVLLPRNSQDEQFRKRFLREARAGALLRGPHIVPVIGMFEERDTLYLVMERIDGGSLQTWLEQHPTREVDWIVSIARQLARGLAVAHVAGVIHRDIKPSNILLDKEGKNACIADFGLAMLAQGSDNLTTTGRPLGTPNYMSPEQIRGETIDHRTDLFSLGCVIYAMVAGESPFHSETMATTTWRIIEASPQPLNKLDVRVPRGLARIVDRLLKKEPSARFGSAEEVDQALSRCLDPEQEALESDFEVTQVFSDDRISVPPPRLAGGALGRIALAAMAATLVGAFVVRPAFLPSQQHPDKEPLGVTSVLPVPVTPAAPEPHDAGPRAPRTWTVASDGTADFDSLRGALKSAGPGDEIRVLDNAGYEGPIVIDEPVRLRGVRLISPQHATINASNPNGRFGSLIIMGTRDVFVEGFFVNGGAEHHAVYLSGDLAGTTLQDLTIAQPPGATWANLMLARECRGTAEAPLTIRLCRFATGKYGIFSGREDTPTAVEADQVLIDGNEFFGDGTHIELAHAARNVRIEHNVFRNGDAIHLRLPAAAGSGGFSICNNSFFEVRHWLQLGPADAEFDGKVGNNLLVAVSGPAWTPDFDRRSGKWRFFNNICEDGNAADPTLASPLGLIVRDALLESRSPGEPGFLRPQATSPAASGGAGDGLPSYVGARAPDTH
- a CDS encoding DUF7691 family protein, giving the protein MSYCHMFYGVDLDRLKAVFGSRDKRFLANVLQAQSQALRDNDDFFENIGAPGELPSSEVALGAIVAGAISHGKAAAPVYGYVLKILCEHLGEMIDGDVAAVRDHPYRSQLIASGPPLPIPCTGEDFPEIGHLSLADIPAEIQRIDAAPRRATRNFSLTLLSWLTKGVLGRQMSNEEASEDMDAYREVLKEALEQGVSIVSFRH